In Thunnus thynnus chromosome 4, fThuThy2.1, whole genome shotgun sequence, the DNA window TTTAAACCAgagtaaatattcatttattcttgAAAACTTATCTTTCATATTATGTTGAATTGTTTGTTTTCCATGTTGACAACTTTTACACTTTAGCATTTTCAGCAGACGTGCTCTGCACTGACTGATCGACTCTCTTGGTTAAACTGGCAATAAACTAGAACGAATAAAttggaaatattttttgtgctgCTGGTCTTATGTTTCTTATGCAGttgatttatgttttatctttagGTTAGGTACAATGTGTGCTACTGGTTTTATGTGTTAATTACCTgtgttgtgactgtgtgtgctgtttatgtgtgtattgttgtttgtttatttattgtggaACTGCAGTgcagagaccaaaacaaatttcctcatgGGGACAGATAAAGTACATCTTGATCTTGAACTGAGCactaatttgtgttttttttttttttttaacctttattcaTTCAGGGGAGTTTCTCTTGAGTTTTCAGGAACACCCTGATCACACTCACAggtacacattcacacctggaagctgcccagtgcAACCAGTCTGATCGACCACTGGGCAGCTCTACTGGAGCAGATGGGGTTAAtggccttgctcaagggcacctcagtggtgaTGATGAGGGAGGGGCATGCgcttcttcttcactttccccacccagatttatcctgccggTCCATGGGATTGAACCAGCTTGGAGGGTCGTCATTTCCCCCATAATTAGTGACATAGTAccatagtttttgttttttttctacaggaAACTTTCCAGAAATTGATTGTAAAATAACAGTGTTCCCTTCTGTctttttatgtgtatatgtaaaCATATAAGTGCACTCTGCATGATCAACTTCTATGCTGAAAATTCAATAACCAAAattgaggaaaaacagaaaatatatattttattgaactCTGCAGAATAAGTGGTGggtttttaacaaaaataaaaagtacataaatTCTCAAAGTAGCATCAATggcaattatttttgaatgaGAAACACAGATGGAAGAATAAATCTCtgctggtatttttttttttcatgaagaaCACAAATGGCTataatccacacacacaaataaaaatactcccAATTTAAGTCACCTTGAAGAATCAACACTGGCCAAGAGGACTGAAATCAAAGGCAGAACACATTTACGAAGACAGACAAAAGCAAGTATTTACTTCGACAGACGAATCACTCGGTCGACGTaagaaacacagacatgcacattACAAAGATATGTGAGCACATTAGGCTACTTTCAATAGCTAACTTGTGGTCATACATCAGTAGATAAAACAAACCACAGCCCAGATTTGACTGAAAATCATTCTGAAACCTGTACCCTTGATGAAGACACATCAAAATGGAACATGTTAGATACTATCTTCTTTGACCGCAATAAAAGCCTAACTAAAAGAAGTAGAAAAGTCAGGGATTTCAAACAGAGTGGCTCAGCAGAACAAAGTCTGTCCTGTCACATGAATTGTGACTGTACTTCTCCAAGTTGAGCTGGGTAACATGAAAAAAGGTCACTTTTGCAGAACTATTTTCATGTAATTCCAATCAGCAGAAAGCAGAAGTGGCGGCTTTGTAGCAGGAAAACAGGCAacaaagcagagcagagcaaaGAAGGCTTCTCGGTCAAGTTTTTagatttgaaaacaaaaaaattactTATTCAATCCTGACTGTTATAAACACAAAGGTGACGACAGTttccagaagaaaaaaaaagaatttgaaaGGCAAATAGCACAATACTCAATAAGAAAATGATGACCTTTAAAGATTCATAACATGCACAGGATTGGGTTCTAACAAAAGCTGAAATTCATCTAGACTAGATTAATGGCAGTAATGTTGAACACGGCACATTGCAAAATCTTGAGGCTGTCTCAAGTGAATGAAAGCCTTTAAGAGGACAGCTGAGTGAACGTAACACAACAGTAACAGATTTTATGATGTACAGTTTTGTTTGAGTCATATGGTTAGGAAGGCACAATTGTTTCTTGCATTGTGTGAACATGCCATGTCTCTATGTGAATGTTTGgttgactgaaaaaaacaaaacaaaatcacctTTGGTTATTTCATTCAAAGCTGCCGATGCATTTCAGCGCGTGTGCAGttggacaaatgaaaaaaacctgagcaaaaataaaaagaaagaaaaaaaatgtcatgcaAAATCCCCTTTCTGCATGAACACATGGAAAATAAAGTGAACTTTCTCCGTGTGCATGGCTTAGTTTTTTGAGTTGACATGTTATATCTTCCCTTTTGCTGGGAGGTTAATAGAACACCTTTTTTCCTGAACACACCGTATTCACTCGCTGGCAATGATATGAATCATATACACCATAAATCCTTCAGTAGGAAGATATAACACAGATAATGCTTTATACACCTCACAAAGCACCAGGCACAAAATGTAATGTTAGACAGTGTATGAAAAAAGGTTCAAAGCACTTTATCagtgaaaaaaagacattatggTTATGAGCGCTGAAACTCTTCCAACATTTGACCACTGAGTCTGACTCCAATCATTTTAGATGGATAAAGAGCTCAGACAAATTCGGCTTTTACAGTATAGACTCATAATAGGAGGGAGATGTTGTGGCATGTTCAGAAGGCAGACAAATGACAAAGCTACTCAATctactctttaaaaaaaaatcagactcaGTGGCTTAATGTTAAATTCACCAAGATGACTAAGATGGAGCCACAaagaaactgttaaaaaaaaatctcaccacTTGTATATTGTAAGTCCATGCAATACAAGCCAAGAGGTATCAACATTTTCACTTGGCATCTCTTCCGACAGAACAGATGCACTACATCAACTGCAAAACGTGTCCTAACATTCTCATATTTAACCACTAAAACACATGAATCAAGATGCTCAAAAGCAACTCGCATCTCTATTCAAATtacacatttccagctctaccAGGTTCCAAAATGTTGCAGCACACTTTAAGAGGCTGAGAGTTTGTCACTGTGGTTCAATATCCAGTCTTCGGTGGTGCTGCAACATAATCCGGGTTATATGCTGGCTGGGCAAGGAAGTCTGGTTGGGCAGGTGGAGCGTTGGGCTGTGGCGGCTGCACAGGAGGCTGTGGAGGGTACGACGGCTGGCCGGGGTTGAACGCAGCCTGGCTGTAAGGCATTGGATTGGGAGGGTAGACAGGACCGACTggacacagaaagaaaacatggcATGAGTATGAAAGGGCTGTAAATGCTTTGACAGTAACCACAACTTAAGTTCTATTGAGCAAAGTGACCATTTTTCCTATTTTACAAGATCCAGACATAACCCAACTTTACACCAGCAGCCATTATTCCACCTCCACGTCCGGTTGCAGCTATTCTGAAGCACCAAAATTGCATCATGTGTTTGCTATTTAAAGCCTACGCTGTGATGTGTCATTACCCCATTTTAAGGGTGCTTTTCTACAGTATGCTGGGTGTTCCTCAAAAAAGACTGTAATCATCTAATCATCTGTAATGAGAATGTTCATTTCTGTCTATCTTTTAAATATCTGTAACCCACAATGCATCATCCACAGTTCCTACAGTAAGTTTAACGTTCTTTGTAAGAGTGACTACATTTGACAGTGGGGTGAGGTGAGTTGGCTTTTGTTAGACCTTTGATCAGACCTGTAACTCTTTGTCAAGGTTATAAGGAACATACACTCACTGGCTTCCTGATATGTTGGTGGTGGTCCTGGTGTGAAAGGTTGTGCCGGGTAGGGCACTGTGGGCATGGGCTGAGGCCCATAGCCCTGTGGCACAGGTTGGCTTCCGTAACCTGACTGGACTGGTACAGGCTGGTAGGGTGGATACTGGGCCCCCTGGTAGGACTGGGGATGTCCAGGTGATACCATTGGCTGCTGGGGGTATTGCTGAGGAGTGGTGGTCATCACTGTGGTGTGGGTGGTGGTAGCTATCACAGCTGtgaacagaaacaacacagaaacagatgagTAACATACCATGTAAAACTTGGTAGGGGGTTCAGTCACAGTTTCAGATGAGGTGGGAGAGTACAACTGAGGAAGGAAGTGTTAACCAGATTAAAAGGTAGAGTCAGCGATTCTAATCCAATACATTTTATGTCAAATTAAGCAAATATCTCCATAGCTGTCCGTTCTGTGTGtgcgctgaaaaaaaatcttgtgtccatacacagcactggctctgtaaatgggcatataaacacagtggctcagaGCTATCCACACAACactattccagccaatcagcagggggCGTTTGTGCTCGTGCACAGATCAGGGGGAAGCCATCAGCTGTCTATGTGAGGACATCAAAGTCTCCTGTCTCCAGCACCCGTTGAATGGTGGGAGAGAGAGGTCGTAGCCAGTTTACATAGCGAGTGTTTTCTCATGGGACAGAtacacttccattttattaaatgtatcaatccacactgaatccgaGACAGTCTCACGGACACCCCCCTGTATTTTTTTACACTCCAAGTCTGTTCTGTTGTGTTTAGTGAAGcataatctgagcaggcagctgttgaaatcacacaaatatcccgcTGTATACgtgttttcaacttattaactgtatcaatgaatcaagaaatacaaacactgttgatttcttcctgtgtctggccgctgtcctctcagctcatcaggagctgcaggtgacagacagctgcttctgtggacagagacgttgaacgcaggtcgagtgagaagtggggaggctgcagagagtgtggatggactgttgtgctcacatgggacgaaagttttttttacactcatgatgatgtgtcagaggaacagaagtgactctacagctgatgcATCGCTCTGAATTCCGCTATATTCCTCTTTTGGttatcaacaatctttctccagaatgactgactctacctttaaacagcatttatttTCAGAGCATGACCACCAGCACAGAGTTCACAATGGTAAATACAAAGCACTGCGACAAACAGGAAGTTCAGATTTACACAGAGATATCATTGTCTGTTCCTCAAACATGCTGCAAAACATAAAccattatttcttcatttattcaACTTTACCAACCTGGCAGGGAGAGCTGAAGCTTGTTTTAAGTAAAGTTAGTTTCTATAATTGTCCTGTTCTATGAATGTTACTTAATTTGGTGTCGCTAAAATTCTTGCATGgtctttcttcattttattttaaatggagGAGGATACAGGAGCTCCAGGGTGTAATTTCCACAGGGGAAACTTTTCCAAATCAGTGTTTTTGCACCcctcatttttacagttttagttTGATTTACTCACTAAGCTCTCAAAACGGTGTCCTCTGACTGCCCTGCTGCCAAAATCCAGTCAGGAGAAGAGGAAAGTTTGATAAAACTGTCCAGTCATATTAAGTTATTAACTTGTCACAGGAATTTAGCTTCATTAGCTGAAGTGTGTGCCATGTGGACTTTTTTGCCCTGGGTTTTGCCCTTCAGGCTGCATACAGTCTTACAGATGTTGTTGAGTCCGTGTGCAGCCTGAAAGGAAGACCAGCAGATAATACTTAGGTTAAAAAGAGTAGACCACCTGTAcatttattctatatttttatttatagttaatagtaatagtaatagttaGTGGTcacagtatataatataatagtaataataaaaggAGACTAGAATTGAACATTA includes these proteins:
- the LOC137181303 gene encoding protein shisa-5-like isoform X1; this encodes MASGLSAAVLLVVCVFLAPSVSAGTRDCESYRDVSNTYHSSKSCITGFCCGDCYNRYCCHDSFWKLTEEKQDDCDASFSSPFPMIFGISGFVVILLIAICCCVCPCCCLYKMCRKPRPVIATTTHTTVMTTTPQQYPQQPMVSPGHPQSYQGAQYPPYQPVPVQSGYGSQPVPQGYGPQPMPTVPYPAQPFTPGPPPTYQEASEFGPVYPPNPMPYSQAAFNPGQPSYPPQPPVQPPQPNAPPAQPDFLAQPAYNPDYVAAPPKTGY
- the LOC137181303 gene encoding protein shisa-5-like isoform X2 — encoded protein: MASGLSAAVLLVVCVFLAPSVSAGTRDCESYRDVSNTYHSSKSCITGFCCGDCYNRYCCHDSFWKLTEEKQDDCDASFSSPFPMIFGISGFVVILLIAICCCVCPCCCLYKMCRKPRPVIATTTHTTVMTTTPQQYPQQPMVSPGHPQSYQGAQYPPYQPVPVQSGYGSQPVPQGYGPQPMPTVPYPAQPFTPGPPPTYQEAIGPVYPPNPMPYSQAAFNPGQPSYPPQPPVQPPQPNAPPAQPDFLAQPAYNPDYVAAPPKTGY